A window of Vanessa cardui chromosome 16, ilVanCard2.1, whole genome shotgun sequence genomic DNA:
agaattgcgattcaatggggaaagttgctagcattcttgtcaccattccacaCGCTCAACATTTatacagtcattattttaaattcaattttggatatatacatttatatatttaaggatttaactgttaataatttttatgtaaaaaaagaaagcaaagtagttatatataatgttttataaatataattattttgaaacagtcaattaatttacaaaatgtaaaagtttCATCCGTATTTTATTCTCGTAAacttaaagttataatatttatatttatcagaaCTATCAAGAGTACACGGCCAACGTAATATTATCTTATCTACAAATATAGGTTATGACCCACGAAGTCTGCCTCTGAATATTAgtcaaataatacattaaaacgtaCTAATGGACTTACATTACTTCATAATTCCACTACTGCTTTTTACTTTTGTCCAAACGGACATCGAAAGCGAGGAGCCGATTCTATACTACTATGGTCTAGTGAGTATCAACACTCAACTATCGTAACTTTAGTCTGCCCGATAATCGATACTTTAAAGCgcacaaaatttaaaatttcatacgacGGTCGCGACGAGGATTCGATATTCGGTCTTAAAGTAGTATCGGATACCTCTCCGGTCGGTCTTAACATTGAGAGAGTGCAGACGCGGAAGATGCCAACAACGAGGAAAGCTAAGGCCCGAATGTGTATGTATGAACCGGCAGGAGTCGAGCGAGCGCGGGCTGCCGGCGTGCGCGGCGCGGCAGGCGTGCGCGGCGCTGCTGCGGCGCTACTGGCGCGCGCCCGCGCTGTTGCGCCTGTGCCGCTGCGCGCGCCGCCTGCGCTGCGACGCCGCGCtgccgcgcgcgcgccgcctgcCGGTCAACGACCGCGTGCACCTGCAGGTCGCTGCCCTCCGCGCGCCGACGACGCCGGACGCGACCCGTTTCCTAACATTCGCGTCGTCCTATGTTCCCAGTTCTGCAGTCCCGTGCCCGACTGGCCCGAGTGTGCGGCCGACGAGACTCCGCTGTCGCTGCGCGCGTCGTTCGAGCGGATGGATCCGGACGAGCTGGAGCGACTGCATCATCGAGGCGTGCGACTGACTCCGCCGAATATAACGCTCAAATGCCGCTGTCGCGATCCGATTTATTGGAAATTTAAGAGGGAGGAGAACGATACGATGTCTTATCAGTGCGCCTCGTTGCCGCCGTGCAAATCGGGTGATTTTTGTGGCAACGTCGACTACGATTTGCTTTCGTTGTACCAATCTTGTTTGTGTCCGAGGAATCACATATGCGTCCATAACGGCGGCACCACTCACTTGCAAATATCCGAATTGTTATATCGGGGCAGGGGCTGGCGAGCCTACTGTCAACCTGTAAGCGACGACTACGACTACAAGGAGTATTGATGGACATACTTGTGTCGGCTGTGCGGCGATGTCTTTGGCGATGTTGTATACTTGCTCGTCGAATCGGTCCGGCCACAAAACGCGACTTATGAGACCACCTTGCAGCGCCTCCGACGCAGACAGTCTTTGCCCGAATATCACCAAGTCGTTAACCTTAAATAAGAATGTCAATGAGCAAAAGCTTTTACAGTTTGCAATTGTTCTAATATAAGTAAGACCAATAAATTTCAATGCAAAAATACTACtgccatatttattttaaccttCATCAGCTATTTAAAACCTAAATATTAAGCTATCCACTAGTTAAGTTGATATATGAAATAGCAGTTTCTGTGGGGGTGACAGAGCACACATACCATGGCCTGCGGGAGGGCCGGGCAGCGCGCCGTGAGCGCGGCGGCGCCGGGCTGCACGGGCGCGGCGGCGCTGAGCGAGAAGGACGCGCGCTCCGACGACAGCGCCACGTCGCTGAGCGCCACCAGCGCCAGCGCCACGCCCGCGCACGCGCCCCACACGCCGCAGCACACCAGCTTGCTGTGCCGCACCAACGAGCTCAGCAGACACCTGCAAACACATACCGATTTTATTGCTATTATTGCTAGCTAATTCTCCATTATACaccagaaataataattatatcagacaataatatattttgagtttGAGTGTACCTCACGGATTCGGCCAGTTCAAAGGCGTGGTTAGctcttatttctttattttcatccAGCAGAAGACTTAAATCGAGACTCGAACAGAGTGTTCCACATTGAGACACCAAGAGGGTAATTGATATGTCCTGTCGGCTATCGACATAGTTAAGAGCTTCCTCTAACTCCTTAAGCACCtgaaatttgatattttgtaaatacattgcaacgaaataatacataaaaacatacttaCAAAATAAGTACAAACCTCGACACATATTTTGAGATGAGTTTTTTGTATACTAATGACAGCTAGTCTTTGATCAATACTAACAGATATAAACTTGAATTGGTCAATATGTATAAGAGTTACGTTCTCTCCTGCCTTATgagcttttttttgttttgctgGCTTCTCAAATTTAGTTGAttctctttttcttttattcaaaGCAAGTGATAACTTTgagtttaatttttctttaatagacaTACAatcatctttattaattatttcactatTAGATATAATCCCTGCTTCAGCCTTAAAGACCTCTCTACCTTTCTCTTCAACTTCAATATTCGAATTTGATTTAGTGTGACTTTGATTGTCCGAGGCAATGAGTTGATTGGATGACCGGTGAACATTTTGGGCACTACCAGTATCCACATCACTTAAACGACGCGGACTCATGCAACTACTAGAATATGAGCTAGAGGAATGGCGCCTGTAAATAATTGAATCATCTGCACTGTGAGTTTCAAAATCTTCACTTACGGAAGGTGATTTTACAGAactatttaaagaaattctATGCTTTCCACCTAAAATTTTTTTAGCTTCCCCATCCTCATACCTCAGGGATTCCTTTTTTCTTTCTCTAAATTTCATTTCCTTACCATCTGGAGTAGAACTTTGGAGCTTCTTAATAAACTCAGCTTTGGTTTTCATATTCTTCCTACCTTTAGGTGCCTCTGGTGTAAGTTGATATATCATATTGACTGCTCCTTCATCCATTAACAGCTTATCAACTTCTGATAGTCTTTTACATTGCTTGCTGTTCCTAGGAGAAGGTTTCTTCCACTGTAGTTTAGATAATGGAGATTTAGACTTTGACCTGTGCGATGTTTGTTCTATTTTCACTTTCTTAGCTGGAGTTTGGTCTTTTGTGACTTGCATCTCTTTTATCTTTGTGGTAGATTTGCCTTTTGTGAAAGTATCTGGATTATCTGGgtcaaaaataacttttttctttattactcTACTTAATCTGCGAGGAGCACTTTCATCTCCACTTTTGCTGGATTTCTGTGGTTGATCCTCACTCACTGTAGAATCTATAGAAGTGCGTTCTGTTAACTCTTCTGACGAGATAATTTGGACttgattttctttaatttgttcCGAATCCTTTAATAAATGTTCACCTTCGGCAAGGATGTTATTGGAATTACTCTCTATAGGTTCATCATCTTGCCAATCCATGACCAGCACATTAACAATATTATCTGTCTGCGGAGCCTTATTCTCAATAACATTCTCAGGCTTAACCTCAACTGATGGTTGTGTGTTATCAGATATACTTTGTGGCTCCTCTTTTGATAAGTCAAtgctcatgttttttttatcaactcTCTTTCCTTTACTTGTATAAGGTTTCCTTTTCTTTGCAGTTTTTAGCCTATTTAATTGTTGCAATGCAATTTGAGCTTCtgacattttattatgattaatttgaGAGATTTCAACTACTTTTTCTACAGTCTGTTCCATATCATTGCCTTCCAAAATATCAAGCAGCtcttctttattaaatacttcttGTCTGACTGTACTATTATTGTTCTCAGAAATATCCGAAGAACGTAGTACTTCACTTAATTCTATATTTGGCCCTAGCTCACTCAGGATATTATTTGTGGGATCATTTTCTGGGTtatcaatcaataaattttcattcacGTCATTATCATTTTTCTCAACTAATATTTCAGTTTCGAACTGTACTTGTTCACTCATCACTGtttcaatattattcatttcgaCTATGGTTTCAGTTATAATTTCACTATCATTACAGGGCTCTTTTTCTATGCTTTCAATGACATTTTCAGCAGCGACTTCTACCACTTCAGGCAGCTCAGTCTCTTGCTGCACAATCTTTTCGTTTTCCGTTGGAGTTTCTAAAACTTCTGTAACCTCAGTATTTAAAGAAACATCAGTTTCTTGGGTACACCCAACAACAGGGGGTGTAGTTGACCCatcaatattttcttgtttctcGTGGCTAATAGCTCCAACTGTTTCGGTTTCTGTAACATCATTAGTTACTTCTGGAAGTACATCGTCGTTTTTTTTGTCGCTATCGACACCATTTGATTTGTGACACACATTATTTTCTTCAACATCCACATTGTTTTCCTCTACGGTATTCGTTTTGATAATTTCAACCACCGAGCTAATTACTGGACGCTCTTCTAAAGTTTCCATttcataaattgtatatttcgcGACACAAAATTTTAGTATAACCTAATGtgttgataaataaatcaaataaacgCAATTACACTTTGATATTTTTgcttacattataatatataaatacgtcTTTAACGATACCGTAGTtcattaatcaattataatataaataaacaaatgcaaaACACGGTACCGATAGGTTTAAAAATCTCATTAGATTTTTCAATTTTCTATTTATCAAGCGTCGGTCTAACTAATGCCCTAGCAAAAGGGTCGCCATATATACGTGGATTAATGAAGGATAGCTTATAGTATTTAACATAGCCAATAAAAACTACTTTgttaagaattatatataataaaaacactatAACTTTACAGAATCTAAAATTATAGTAAtcatatctttaataaatacaataaatataagtattgtaatttatttttcatagccatattttcttaaactatttttttaaactcttGGTTACACGTTGGTAGCTGTGTCaacttactataatatttaGTCTGTGGAAGAACTATATTTCTTCTTCGTTTGGGAtggaatacaaaaaaatgacaaatctATTcccttctttatttttattccaatcGTCTCTAAcaaataaatgtgtaatataaatttaataaacactaaAGAAtactacatttaaaacaaaatatgcgTGCCATACAAagccattatataatattttttctttgtgatattcttatttgtttttaatgatttaaataatgtaatactttttttataattttataaaaatcgttttatttattgttattttttgctattttaaaGGAATGACATTTAAAGGCTAACTTAGATTCTATATAATACGCTACGACTGCGTTCTATTAGATTGCATAGAATGTCATAATGGATATTTTGTACCCAAATTgttccaataattattatttattattaattaatcaatactTCTTTTTTTCcagatattttaatacagtATAGAACTCTACTCATATTACAtacttaattttgaaaatcaataaactTGATAAAACTTTGAAGTGGAATTGGCAGCTCAACTGGTATATCGCTTCTCAATCACGTGGCAAATACCAATATAGCTAAAAAgagcaaaacaataaaatatatatagatatgataTCTTTCGACTTCactttaaacaacaacaaacaacttgtcttaaaataatatagtaaaaaaaagagATGAAGATTTATGTGTGGTGGTTTTTTAACCTgcgttttaatttgtttttaattgagggtaaagcccattacacaatgaaaaagaCAAGATATAAGAGATAAAGAATAAGGAACAAGAAACAAGGCACAGCGGAATCCAGCGATAGCAGCAccgttaatcaattcataattcacaaataaggaataataaataaggaaCAAATTCCCACCGCGACGGAAATTTTATGCTTATTAGAAGAATACAAAAATCTGctgaattgtttgttttattttttgatatttttgaagaagaattaaaaaaaataactctaacgtTAGccctgtatatatttatactatttatatgaaaaaataaaatctataaattatatttttattttcattatgatAAGTGGTAACAATGACATCTTAGTTTTTTTCTTGTCTATCAGAGACAAACTGTGAAGTGAAACTATTTTCTGAAGTGTGTTTGACaaaattttgacataaaaaatatttaatgtatacaaaACCGTATAACTATGAATTGAATTGTACAAAACTCgtgtaaagataaatttatcaGCGTTAacttgtattcattttaaatttagtttaactattttaatatagactaaataataaaagtcaaaaAATGAACATTCTTCCTAAGAAAAGGTATGGCattcaataaaagaaaattgtaacAGCTTActttttcgattttatttatgacattctGTGTTTCATTTGGTATTGCAGATGGCATGTAAGGACAAAGGAAAATATTGCACGAGTTAGAAAGGATGAAGCAGAAGCTGCAGAAAAAGAGAGACAAGAACAGTTAAGGATCGAAAACGCAAACCGCGAAGCTcgaattaatgttttaaaacacaaaagtaaacaaaaactGTTAGAATTAGATATTCAGCCTCAAACAGTCGATCAGGTCCCTGCTACTCCTGagcatataaatttatttgcaaaCCTTGAGCATGCTATTCAAACCACCAATAAAGATCATGATAAGGAAATTAAAGAGAAAAATGAAgaatatgaaaagaaaattggttatttaacatatttaggACAAGATACAAATGAAGCATTAGGCAAGAAAAACTGGTATGACGTGGCCCCAGAGTCAACAAGATATTCGCGTTCTAGTGACATTAAAGATACATATGAGAAACTCACATTAAAAGATAAAGAtggtaaaattaaagaaaaggtTATAGATGAAAAAGATGGAGAAATAGCATGGAGTGCAAAACAACGGTTAGATCCTATGAACTCATTCAAGTCATTCTGTCATAATCCAAAAAAtctggaaaaattaaaaaaaaaaattgataaaaagaaaaataataaatcgaaacataaagataaaaaagatgattccaaaataaaattacaaaaattaagaGAAGCCAGGTTGAAGCGAGAGCAACAAGAAAAGTATAGAACACAGATGTTCTTATCCAAGCTTAGTGGCGCTGCTccagaaaaagaaaaagatgaCAAAATCCcaaaaattaaaccaaaatataattcaCAATTCAATCCAGAAATTGCAAGGcagaattataaataagagTAGGACCAAAAGGTTTGTCCATTCTGACAATTTTAggaattaatatttagttaataatttaaattaatttattttgtaaatacatattatgtcaAATTGATCAAGCGTAATATTAAAACGGCCACCTGGTATTTGTGATcctaatatttatgtaactatTGCTCCTGATCTTTTGGATGAACCCAATACaggttaatagttttaatataagatacattattagaagaatatacttataaagttttatattaattaattttaaactttagaTAAAAACAgtcataaaaatactatatactatataaattggaataaaaataatataagtaacataatatGGTATTTCTTTACCTATTGGAATAGAATTTTCGGATTATTTCTTATATCACGGATGGTCCACCAACCTTAGAAACTAAGACATTATACttactcaccctacaaacctatattaaccctttcaccgccagagtcggatttatccgACAAAACATTTTGGGCTCATTCCGCCTGAGTCGGATTTATCCGACACAAAACCCTgtctattatatattcaatttctaaAGGTATTACGATGTTTTAGCCtaaaatacatacttttttcaAAAGTTTATCTATtcaaccttttatttatatcaagaaacaaaataaaatgctatATCATTACGGTAAATTTACTGATATTATTCAGGAGAAAATGCATTGACTTCCAACGCCTGTGTCGTATTTATCCGACCGTAGTGATGAGacataatgttaaaaatttataagacatggaatatttattaacaaaaatattgtattaaagaccaacttatttaataaaaaaagcacattaagttattgttatttaataacgtgTTGCTTTtactgtgtaaatatatatttttctaagaaattagcGATTTAGTTATTTCTGTATGTCAACTATAAATGCAAATTCCCATCCCTAGACTGTGTCCATTTTGCTAATATAGCCAGCGCCTGTGTCGGATAAACACGACCGTTCATGACGTCACAAACGTATGAAACTTTCAATTAGTGTTGCGCgtgtttttgtaatagttttatgttcCTGTTTTAATTACCATGATAACTGCTGAATAATTAATTCGGATTCTAGAAGTCGATGACGATGATGAATTTGTGTCAgactaagattttattattgatgaacagtaattataatttttattttgtttttatttagtctTATTTCAACTGAGGTAGGGTTAAAGCAGGACATACCCTCCTCGAAATATGGAGTAGCCCGACGGTGAGTAAGGTAACCAGAGCTCCTGGGGGGGTGTTCGGCAATGCGCTTGAGGTGCTTTTAGTTTTTAGTGTTACAAGCTACGGTTGTCATTTACCATCAGGGGAGCTACGCTTGTTTGTCGACttagatgtataaaaattataataataattgtaatgtatcatttttaaaattttcattcagtagtagtagtagagtaTACAGTAGTaggtaagtatagtacgacacaaattagatgtagcatcggaaaatgcaatagaatgaaaataaaaccgattactgccgatttacacaaccaatagaaatagctcactatcgcgccattcgacgctattcgtcgctataaattcacgcgtcagagaaagcaagtgcatgtaaatcgacgcgtcaaattgacgaatatattatgtcatataatattacaagttattacgtttgtgcaaagatcatattcgcatgagaaataaatattgataatttaggataccgtacttaattcggatgtgaccggttttacgaatattgccgatgcgacatctaagttgtgtcgcactatatgtatgtagttgttGGTTAACCAAGCTCgtaaatacaatatcattattatagcgAAATATCGACATCAACACAAAAAATGTACCCACAGCCCTATTTGttgtaggtattattttattgttaattgtgCCGGGCGCTGGGGGCACGCCAATCGGTAAAAAGTCTGGCGGTGAAAGGGTTAAGTTTTGCAGATAAGGGCTTGTACGAAGCCCTACTACCAATTAGGGCCATATATAAGGTTGTGTGGGTAAACGgacacttttaaaattttactcataGAATTATTGCtacatagtaaaaatatttaatatatctctCTTATTTGAATACTACACTTCTTATGTTGCAGCTCCAATGCACGTTGTTTACTTATTTAGGGAAAAAATAGATCTATaaacatgaatatttaatgtaataaaacaaatatacatctTTAATTCGAATAATCAACAATTGTTCCAAGATCGCTTTACATCCGACCTTCATTTTGGCGGCGCGTGTGTCAACAAAACCATTGGTAACTTATCTTCTAATTTACCAAAGGAATAATTAAAGGTTTcgcaaaataattgtaaaattcttACAATAAGAAGCCCTTCAGTCATAAGTTCCCCAGATTTCAACCTGCAAAAATACAAGATATATAACTTATAAGAGACAATATGACATATAcagcaatgatgttgtagtcaaacagatatgttattaacgcgcaaaagtgaagactagaaaacgtcctagttgagacgtttgcctttagttgttttacgtagtaatacgttataatacatcataattacatagtacgTTACGTTTtacatactatgtaattatgtacTATGTAGTTGAGTTTACGTACGTTagtacgttttgcgtaattaaaacacctagttatcccttttacttattgtttttatcaagctatccattttacttttaacgaaatgtagaaataaactaaaataaacggtccccggcgcggcacacttttttctgttgtttagaatggatataacatatctgtttattagaatatcattgatatgcaatgatattctaataaacagattgCTTTTCGCTTAACAACGATTGTAGTAAGAGGTCAAGAACTTTACCAAATGTAAATAATGGCATTACTGTATGGATTTCGTGAACATCTAAGATTTCATCAGCAaagtacaatacaatatataattatattaaactactataattgtattaaatccattattttttttttattccatcaaCTTTTATCTTCTATAGCTATGAAGCGCATCATATGTGATAAGAAATTTCCATATTTTATTAGTGTGTGGCGAGACTTTggtatcttaaatataattaaataatttgaatttaaagctTTTGCTTTATGGATAGCACAAATGACGTTCGTCAGATCGTCAAATTTTAGTATTAGTAGTGGTAATATATAAGTGTATATAACACTTAGTACTTACTTTGCAAAAGTCATAGTCTTGGCTGTTTTACATAAGAAATCAatgaaaatttcaatattttccgTTTTGGATTGGCGCAGTAAAGTATAAATTCCCACCAAAAGTGGATAACCGTCTATATTTTCTCCAGGTTTTTTCGTAATTAAATCTCCTGGAAAAAGGAATATGATTCTTTAAGTATGACATAGTTTACTCCGGggcaatgtaaataaaataatatacagtttagtttttaacattaacaattttaattgcaaaatttcagaattgaaaatcaatattttaatctaaacgTTAGTATTTTCACACAAATtgcttcaaaataaataaaatgtctttttttttttaatttactaattaacTCTTGCGTTATATTAAGTTTATAGTATACGTACCGGTATTTAAGCATAATTGTAATTTAGGCAATTGCGCAATCAAAACAATCGCCATAATGCGGCCCATGTCTGCGTTCACGAGCTCATGAGCAttcttaatgtatattttctcAAAAGGCTCGTTGATACCGCATCGAATCAAATACTCTTCTAAATTTCTCATGAGCGCTACTGGCATCGTTTGCGAGTCGGTTttgctgttattttttatttcatttaatagtgACCTGTGAAAAtcaatataaagattttttttactttgatcTCTATCATCCGCTCCTATAATCTATTCCAACCACAAGAGGacaaatactaaataaacaacattttagaTCAGATTGACGAGAtattattggtcgagagcttaaataaataattaatcgatGCGAAATTATAATTTGCCATCTAAAGGTCGTCGAAACTGTAATCGGAACttcggaagtaaaattaaagtagataaGTAGTTAAATAGAGTAgtgttacattataaaataaagatatttaaaccTAACCAAAGGTGTTAGTAGAATACAATATAGTGGATGGATTAAATATCGCTTGGCGTACGTAAATCCAAGGTTTTGTTTGTCTGTAATCTTTCTttgattggaatagactatacacCTACCCAAGgtcgtatttaggggagggaaaccggggcaactgccctggggcctccacataagtgggggccacATTTTTCagaaagttaacaaataccgagacatagtcaaattataataaaatgttattatttaatattttaaaagttaacgataCAAGTCATAAATCATAGCCTagtgattgaaattaaaaagtaattaattcatgataatataattattaggttgttcacgtttctgtttgtctagggcccccactgctttgtggcccggagGCCTCCAGACCTTGTAGCGGGATGAGATACAAATCTCCTTAAGCAGAATGGTAACTTATTATACTCAGAAAgacaagttaaaataatatcaagattTTATGAATGAACTATTTATATACGAACTCGTTCATGGTCCGCAAGGAGGCTTCCAAATGTGCCGAGTCAAATTTGCAACTGGTGTTTAACTGAAATGCGATGTGTTTCCTGAGGAGTTGCAGTGTTCCTATAAGAATTATTGTATCGGATAATTGCTGGTATACTTTGTGTCCTTTCGCTATTGTTTGATCCAGATCCTTAATATCGAAGTTGCTCGTCGAAAATTTGTCATTGGAACTTCTGAATACACTTTGAACATTATGCAACTGGTTCTTAATCATATATCCGTATAAAATATCTAATCCATGCAATCCAACTACACCAATGGCATTATTTAGTTTAGCGAAGGTTTTCGTATTAATAACCTCGTTATGGTTCTTGATGTCGAACCAGGCGgcgcatatatttatataaacgcatgctctgtaaatatttt
This region includes:
- the LOC124536435 gene encoding uncharacterized protein LOC124536435; this translates as METLEERPVISSVVEIIKTNTVEENNVDVEENNVCHKSNGVDSDKKNDDVLPEVTNDVTETETVGAISHEKQENIDGSTTPPVVGCTQETDVSLNTEVTEVLETPTENEKIVQQETELPEVVEVAAENVIESIEKEPCNDSEIITETIVEMNNIETVMSEQVQFETEILVEKNDNDVNENLLIDNPENDPTNNILSELGPNIELSEVLRSSDISENNNSTVRQEVFNKEELLDILEGNDMEQTVEKVVEISQINHNKMSEAQIALQQLNRLKTAKKRKPYTSKGKRVDKKNMSIDLSKEEPQSISDNTQPSVEVKPENVIENKAPQTDNIVNVLVMDWQDDEPIESNSNNILAEGEHLLKDSEQIKENQVQIISSEELTERTSIDSTVSEDQPQKSSKSGDESAPRRLSRVIKKKVIFDPDNPDTFTKGKSTTKIKEMQVTKDQTPAKKVKIEQTSHRSKSKSPLSKLQWKKPSPRNSKQCKRLSEVDKLLMDEGAVNMIYQLTPEAPKGRKNMKTKAEFIKKLQSSTPDGKEMKFRERKKESLRYEDGEAKKILGGKHRISLNSSVKSPSVSEDFETHSADDSIIYRRHSSSSYSSSCMSPRRLSDVDTGSAQNVHRSSNQLIASDNQSHTKSNSNIEVEEKGREVFKAEAGIISNSEIINKDDCMSIKEKLNSKLSLALNKRKRESTKFEKPAKQKKAHKAGENVTLIHIDQFKFISVSIDQRLAVISIQKTHLKICVEVLKELEEALNYVDSRQDISITLLVSQCGTLCSSLDLSLLLDENKEIRANHAFELAESVRCLLSSLVRHSKLVCCGVWGACAGVALALVALSDVALSSERASFSLSAAAPVQPGAAALTARCPALPQAMVNDLVIFGQRLSASEALQGGLISRVLWPDRFDEQVYNIAKDIAAQPTQTVLLKKKLLSLKKNSEAELTFLSCLEAERDLLVEYWTSVEGQELLRATLDVA
- the LOC124536443 gene encoding leukocyte receptor cluster member 1 homolog; translation: MNILPKKRWHVRTKENIARVRKDEAEAAEKERQEQLRIENANREARINVLKHKSKQKLLELDIQPQTVDQVPATPEHINLFANLEHAIQTTNKDHDKEIKEKNEEYEKKIGYLTYLGQDTNEALGKKNWYDVAPESTRYSRSSDIKDTYEKLTLKDKDGKIKEKVIDEKDGEIAWSAKQRLDPMNSFKSFCHNPKNLEKLKKKIDKKKNNKSKHKDKKDDSKIKLQKLREARLKREQQEKYRTQMFLSKLSGAAPEKEKDDKIPKIKPKYNSQFNPEIARQNYK